Proteins from a single region of Trichomycterus rosablanca isolate fTriRos1 chromosome 16, fTriRos1.hap1, whole genome shotgun sequence:
- the irs4a gene encoding insulin receptor substrate 2-B: MEDSAALHNNDVMLTLETQPRRVVAKTAATATNGDASAGETPSSSLCSINNGGSRLPANSTASAHHRHHHHHHHHGAQPKRHPPPYHFRVHHLFQDDNNAQDPVVRKHLPALQYKVHDSAFCRVLSTDTTAAALAAAAAVCSSSVDADVWKCGYLRKQKHNHKRFFVLRGPSNLGPSRLEYYDSEKKFRNALKAAASSTVGVMCPPKRVIYLSQCFTVNKRADAKNKYLIALYTKDEYFAMVADNEQEQEDWYLALTELMTEGKKGQLDTDELDDGYGTISPGTIFKEVWQVNVKPKGLGQTKNLMGVYRLCLSAKTIHLVKLNSETPAVNLPLMNIRRCGHSESFFFIEVGRSSIIGPGEIWVQVEDSVVAQNMHETILETMKALKAFPDFRPRSKSQSSGSNPIPFITTRRHMGNLPPSQTGLQRASRTDSVTGKSKGRTGQRHRTSSEGEGTPERPLSSGTGSLVHLNTPCMNMGREESGGCCSHVLAGSAHHIRSASLPVSHLLSATSPVSVSSSSGHGSASDTHTRPSSSSICGSPSDGGFNSSDEFCPSPCDFRYFRPSSSTPESHGNTPPIREEYRLVDYMAMDWYKDPQGGTRTFEEESNYMERTFFKLTHSSKPKSGNGLGVMHQKATQTSSLDESSPVDSKRHPVCSCFHKAGYKSYSELHHPNRPPSLNSDSQKKLPKDDGYMPMMYNIVPSSNTDYTPMQPRANHPATLHLHPCTSQQVDGHGYMMMMPRDSPSPGITSPSSRSQAEYDEYIDMSQISTVEGYDQDSPERPRSHSSYFSLPRSYKTPSREDRRKTEYVLESPIEPPSPPSPGEYIHMEFGDRPSHAASSPTAVDSPTTPSSQPCYQLCCSSPDPDYMDNLLMNRPPRHSLVAPWNPPNYARPLGCTYGLAQTNFCPEKLHSRYGEADSPPKMIHHTCVSNRTPSPQMEPKVIRVDPQGRRRHSSETFIPSPGGTASGCGVRGSAMLNLVEGCRWQNSASFDSVWSYTEEQGSPDSVFLTANCATGGIRCNASSSYLNYIALDLRDVSRTTHEGTPPHSAHGTLEESEACAGKEFSNSGGPTTASKE, encoded by the exons ATGGAAGATTCGGCGGCTCTGCACAATAACGACGTCATGTTGACGCTGGAAACGCAGCCGCGTCGTGTCGTTGCGAAAACGGCGGCGACCGCGACCAACGGCGATGCCTCCGCCGGGGAGACTCCATCCTCCTCCTTGTGCTCGATCAATAACGGTGGCTCCCGCTTGCCCGCAAACTCGACGGCCTCTGCTCATCatcgtcaccaccaccaccaccaccaccacggtGCCCAGCCGAAAAGACACCCGCCACCTTACCATTTCCGAGTTCACCATCTTTTCCAGGACGACAACAACGCTCAGGATCCTGTCGTGAGAAAACACCTGCCTGCACTCCAGTACAAGGTGCACGACTCCGCCTTCTGCCGAGTTCTCAGCACCGACACCACCGCCGCCGCTctggccgccgccgccgccgtctGCTCCAGCAGCGTGGACGCCGACGTCTGGAAGTGTGGCTACCTGAGGAAACAAAAACACAACCACAAGAGGTTCTTCGTCCTGAGAGGTCCGAGCAACCTCGGGCCCAGTCGCCTGGAGTACTATGACAGTGAGAAAAAATTCAGAAATGCGCTCAAAGCTGCTGCCTCATCGACTGTCGGTGTTATGTGCCCCCCTAAGAGGGTCATCTACCTGTCCCAGTGTTTTACGGTCAACAAGAGGGCCGATGCCAAGAACAAATACCTCATTGCTCTTTATACTAAAGATGAGTATTTTGCTATGGTCGCTGACAACGAGCAAGAGCAGGAGGATTGGTACCTGGCTCTGACGGAACTGATGACCGAGGGGAAAAAAGGGCAGCTGGACACTGACGAGCTGGATGACGGCTATGGGACGATTTCACCTGGGACCATATTTAAGGAGGTATGGCAGGTCAATGTAAAACCTAAAGGTTTAGGGCAGACTAAGAATTTAATGGGGGTGTACCGATTGTGCCTTTCTGCCAAAACGATTCACTTGGTGAAGTTGAATTCGGAGACCCCTGCTGTGAACCTGCCGTTAATGAACATCCGCCGCTGTGGCCATTCAGAAAGCTTTTTCTTTATCGAAGTAGGACGCTCTTCTATTATTGGTCCAGGTGAGATCTGGGTGCAAGTAGAGGACTCCGTCGTGGCTCAGAACATGCACGAGACCATTTTGGAGACAATGAAAGCACTCAAGGCCTTCCCTGATTTTAGACCACGGAGCAAAAGCCAGTCCTCTGGATCTAATCCCATTCCCTTTATCACAACCCGCCGCCACATGGGTAACCTCCCTCCCAGCCAAACAGGGCTGCAACGTGCCTCTAGGACTGATTCAGTGACAGGAAAGAGTaaaggaagaacgggacaacgCCACCGGACCTCCAGCGAAGGTGAGGGCACGCCAGAACGGCCTCTCAGCTCGGGCACGGGCAGCTTGGTTCACCTGAACACTCCTTGTATGAACATGGGCCGAGAGGAGAGCGGCGGGTGTTGTTCCCATGTCTTAGCTGGCTCTGCCCATCATATTCGCTCCGCCTCCCTTCCCGTTTCGCACCTTCTGTCTGCTACCAGTCCTGTTAGCGTTTCCAGCAGCAGTGGACATGGTTCGGCTTCAGACACGCATACACGACCCTCCAGCTCCTCTATTTGTGGCTCCCCTAGCGATGGAGGTTTCAACTCTTCTGATGAATTTTGTCCCAGCCCTTGTGACTTTAGATATTTCCGTCCAAGCAGCAGCACCCCTGAATCACACGGCAACACTCCACCCATTAGGGAGGAGTACAGACTAGTGGACTACATGGCAATGGATTGGTATAAAGACCCACAGGGTGGCACCAGAACTTTTGAAGAAGAGAGTAATTATATGGAAAGGACTTTTTTCAAACTTACACATTCCTCTAAGCCAAAATCTGGTAATGGTTTAGGTGTCATGCATCAGAAGGCTACGCAGACCTCATCATTAGATGAATCAAGCCCTGTGGATTCAAAACGACACCCTGTCTGCTCCTGCTTTCATAAAGCAGGATACAAGTCTTACTCTGAGTTACATCACCCAAACAGGCCTCCCTCGCTCAACTCAGACAGTCAAAAGAAACTACCTAAGGATGATGGTTACATGCCTATGATGTACAACATTGTCCCCTCTTCTAATACAGATTATACCCCTATGCAACCCAGAGCAAACCACCCAGCCACCTTGCATCTTCACCCCTGCACTTCACAGCAGGTTGACGGGCATGGGTATATGATGATGATGCCTAGAGACAGCCCTTCTCCAGGAATAACCAGTCCCTCCAGCAGAAGCCAGGCTGAGTATGACGAATACATAGATATGTCCCAAATCAGCACAGTCGAAGGCTATGACCAGGACTCTCCTGAGCGTCCCAGATCTCACAGCTCTTACTTCTCCCTTCCACGCTCCTACAAAACCCCTTCTCGAGAGGATCGCAGAAAAACTGAGTATGTTCTCGAGTCCCCAATTGAACCTCCAAGCCCTCCCAGTCCAGGTGAGTACATCCACATGGAATTTGGGGACAGGCCTTCTCATGCTGCTTCCTCCCCGACAGCTGTGGACTCCCCCACCACACCAAGTTCACAACCTTGTTATCAGCTCTGCTGCTCTTCACCGGACCCTGACTACATGGACAACCTTTTAATGAACCGGCCCCCCCGCCACTCACTTGTAGCGCCTTGGAACCCCCCGAACTACGCTCGTCCCTTAGGATGCACTTACGGACTGGCTCAGACTAACTTCTGCCCTGAGAAGCTCCACAGCAGGTACGGAGAAGCTGATAGTCCACCCAAAATGATACATCATACATGTGTTTCTAATAGGACCCCTAGTCCTCAAATGGAGCCCAAGGTCATCAGGGTGGACCCACAGGGCCGGAGGAGACACAGCTCAGAGACTTTCATTCCATCTCCTGGTGGCACTGCCAGTGGCTGCGGTGTCAGAGGTTCTGCCATGCTCAATCTTGTAGAAGGCTGCAGGTGGCAGAATTCTGCCTCGTTTGACAGCGTGTGGTCTTACACGGAAGAGCAAGGATCTCCTGACTCGGTTTTTCTCACTGCTAACTGTGCCACTGGAGGAATTCGCTGCAACGCTTCATCCAGCTACCTCAACTACATTGCTCTGGACCTGAGGGACGTGTCGAGGACCACCCATGAAGGCACACCTCCACACTCAGCCCATGGCACCCTCGAAGAGAGCGAGGCCTGTGCTGGGAAAGAATTCTCCAATTCAGGAGGTCCCACCACTGCCTCGAAAG AGTGA